A region from the Bactrocera dorsalis isolate Fly_Bdor chromosome 1, ASM2337382v1, whole genome shotgun sequence genome encodes:
- the LOC125777479 gene encoding putative nuclease HARBI1 yields MSKHYLQISEMETKLCPQFIKFVPDNLSECTKSFVEKYKIPGVIGCIDGTHFGLQKPTVNEHMFFNRKGYHSFNSMIICDHEYRILAIDSKYGRAAHDSFVWKHSAQRKFLEEQFN; encoded by the exons ATGTCAAAGCACTATTTGCAAATCAGCGAAATGGAAACAAAGTTGTGCCCCCAATTTATTAAATTCGTGCCCGACAATCTTTCGGAATGCACGAAATCGTttgttgaaaaatacaaaattcctGGAG TTATTGGATGTATTGATGGCACGCACTTTGGGCTGCAAAAACCAACAGTAAATGAGCACATGTTCTTCAACAGGAAAGGATACCATAGCTTCAACTCAATGATA atATGTGACCATGAATACCGCATTTTGGCCATTGACTCAAAGTATGGTAGAGCCGCACACGATTCCTTTGTGTGGAAGCATTCGGCACAACGAAAGTTTTTGGAGGAgcaatttaactaa